One window of the Ureibacillus sp. FSL W7-1570 genome contains the following:
- a CDS encoding sulfite exporter TauE/SafE family protein, which translates to MDIAWILTIFAIGFVGSFISGMVGIGGSIIKYPMLLYIPSLLGFTAFTAHEVSGISAVQVFFASLAGVWAYRKGNFLNKSLIFYMGSGILIGSIIGSFGSSYFSEQGVNIVYGILALIAGIMMFIPKKQIDDIPLEQVTFNKLLATILSLIVGIGSGIVGAAGGFLLVPIMLVVLKIPTRMTIATSLAVTFISSIGSAVGKLSTGQVDYLPAIIMIVASIIASPLGVKVGKKMNTSILKWILAILIIGTAIKVWMDIL; encoded by the coding sequence ATGGACATTGCTTGGATTCTAACCATATTTGCAATAGGATTTGTTGGGTCATTTATCTCAGGGATGGTTGGAATTGGTGGATCGATTATTAAATATCCAATGCTTTTGTATATCCCTTCTTTATTAGGCTTTACCGCATTTACAGCTCATGAGGTATCTGGGATAAGTGCTGTACAAGTATTCTTTGCTTCTCTTGCTGGTGTTTGGGCATATCGAAAAGGTAACTTTTTAAATAAATCCCTTATTTTCTATATGGGAAGTGGAATTTTAATAGGAAGTATCATCGGAAGTTTTGGTTCATCCTATTTTTCGGAACAAGGTGTTAACATTGTATACGGAATCTTGGCGTTAATCGCCGGAATTATGATGTTTATTCCAAAGAAGCAAATTGATGATATCCCGTTAGAACAAGTCACTTTCAATAAACTACTTGCAACGATTTTATCTCTCATAGTGGGAATTGGTTCAGGGATTGTTGGAGCAGCCGGTGGTTTCCTCCTTGTACCGATAATGCTTGTCGTATTAAAAATACCAACTCGCATGACCATTGCAACAAGTTTAGCTGTTACGTTTATTTCATCGATAGGAAGTGCAGTAGGGAAACTATCAACAGGGCAAGTAGATTACTTGCCAGCCATTATTATGATTGTCGCAAGTATCATTGCTTCACCTTTAGGAGTGAAGGTTGGTAAAAAAATGAACACTTCTATTTTGAAGTGGATTCTAGCGATTCTCATTATCGGTACAGCTATTAAAGTATGGATGGATATACTATAA
- a CDS encoding IS1182 family transposase → MFKYYNMNQLVLPLDLEIKLQENDIAFHIHHLVESIPDEAFQPFLRNTGCPAYHPRMMLKIILCAYSQSVFSGRKIEALLKDSIRMMWLAQGYEPSYRTINRFRVHPEVKELIRQCFVQFRCQLVEEKLIDQEAIFIDGTKIEANANKFTFVWKKSIEKYNQSLIEKSNQLYNELLEKEIIPEMERENEGELSVEELAQMVQQVDEVITEYDQKIEASPDATERKALRSERKYPKRVYKQLIDLILRKQKYQKDFEILGERNSYSKTDLDATFMRMKDDYMKNGQLKAGYNVQIATEGQYALAYSIFPNPTDTRTLIPFLNEIEKHYFPLPKYIVADAGYGSEQNYEDILSNRKCEALIPYTMYEKEQKKKYKQNPFHPDNWMYDEESDTYICPNQQRVTFRYRSVRTDKTGFKRELKIYECENCSGCPFRSSCTKAKEGNHRKVMVNEKWEQQKEYVRAKLSEEKAGSIFRQRKIDVEPVFGFLKANLRFTRFSVRGKSKVENEMGIALMAVNLRKYTANKDQLTKNNGDKWKKENLSWLKFSFFLSRS, encoded by the coding sequence ATGTTCAAATATTATAACATGAATCAATTAGTTTTGCCTCTAGATTTAGAAATAAAATTACAAGAAAATGATATTGCCTTCCACATTCACCATTTAGTTGAAAGTATTCCAGATGAAGCCTTCCAGCCGTTTCTTCGAAATACAGGTTGTCCTGCTTATCATCCACGCATGATGCTAAAAATTATTTTGTGTGCCTATTCGCAGTCTGTCTTTTCAGGTCGAAAAATTGAAGCGCTATTAAAGGACAGTATACGAATGATGTGGTTGGCACAAGGATATGAACCAAGTTATCGGACGATCAATCGTTTTCGTGTGCATCCGGAAGTAAAAGAATTAATTCGTCAATGTTTTGTCCAATTCCGTTGCCAACTGGTGGAAGAAAAGTTAATCGATCAAGAAGCCATTTTTATCGATGGTACGAAGATTGAAGCGAATGCCAATAAATTTACTTTCGTATGGAAGAAATCCATTGAAAAATACAACCAAAGCTTAATTGAAAAATCCAATCAGCTCTACAACGAACTGTTAGAGAAGGAAATCATCCCTGAAATGGAGCGGGAAAATGAGGGAGAACTGTCCGTTGAAGAACTCGCTCAAATGGTGCAACAAGTCGATGAAGTGATTACGGAATATGACCAAAAGATAGAAGCATCGCCCGATGCCACAGAACGAAAAGCATTAAGAAGCGAACGGAAATATCCGAAGCGAGTGTACAAACAGTTGATTGACTTGATTTTACGTAAACAAAAGTATCAAAAAGACTTCGAAATCTTGGGTGAACGGAATAGTTATTCCAAAACAGACTTAGATGCGACGTTCATGCGAATGAAAGACGACTATATGAAAAACGGTCAATTGAAGGCTGGATACAACGTACAAATCGCAACAGAAGGTCAATACGCACTAGCTTATAGCATCTTTCCAAATCCTACTGATACACGTACATTGATTCCGTTCTTGAATGAGATTGAGAAGCATTATTTTCCATTGCCAAAATATATTGTCGCAGATGCTGGTTATGGTAGTGAACAAAACTATGAAGACATCCTTTCGAATCGAAAATGTGAGGCACTCATTCCATATACCATGTATGAGAAAGAACAAAAGAAGAAATATAAACAAAATCCATTTCATCCAGACAATTGGATGTACGACGAAGAAAGTGATACCTACATTTGTCCAAATCAGCAGCGAGTAACCTTCCGTTATCGTTCTGTACGTACAGATAAGACTGGTTTCAAACGAGAATTGAAAATCTATGAATGTGAAAACTGTTCAGGATGTCCATTTCGTTCATCATGCACAAAAGCAAAGGAAGGCAATCACCGAAAGGTCATGGTGAATGAAAAATGGGAACAACAAAAAGAATATGTAAGAGCGAAGCTTTCAGAAGAAAAAGCTGGTTCTATTTTCCGTCAACGTAAAATAGACGTAGAACCAGTTTTTGGATTCTTGAAGGCTAATTTGCGTTTCACTCGATTTTCCGTTCGAGGAAAATCGAAAGTGGAAAATGAAATGGGCATTGCCTTAATGGCCGTGAATTTACGAAAATACACGGCCAACAAAGATCAACTAACCAAAAATAATGGGGATAAATGGAAAAAGGAGAATTTGAGTTGGCTCAAATTCTCCTTTTTCCTATCTAGAAGCTAG
- a CDS encoding MBL fold metallo-hydrolase gives MAVQKMTSAQVARKVIENQPLFILDVRNRDNFEDWKIEGHRFEYLNVPYFELLDGVEKILPKLPSDQDILVVCAKEGSSVMVAEMLSDAGYDVYYLEGGMKAWSSYLEPIKVGDLTNGGELYQFVRLGKGCLSYMVISDGEAAIIDAVRFKDVFINFAKEKNVEITHVFDTHLHADHISGGRHIAKETGAKYYLPPKDADEVVYEYNPLEDGLTVKVGNSKIEVGALYSPGHTIGSTSFIVDNKYLLTGDILFIDSIGRPDLAGRAEDWVGDLRETLYRRYRELAEDLIVLPAHFMIIDELNEDGTVAKRLGNLFAENHGLNIESEEEFRKTVTENLPPQPNAYQEIRQVNMGKLTPDEEEQMEMEIGPNRCAVR, from the coding sequence ATGGCAGTTCAAAAAATGACATCAGCACAAGTAGCTCGTAAAGTAATCGAAAATCAACCATTATTTATTTTAGATGTACGAAACAGAGATAATTTTGAAGATTGGAAAATTGAAGGACACCGATTTGAATATTTAAATGTGCCTTACTTTGAATTATTAGATGGTGTGGAAAAAATTCTTCCAAAATTACCGTCCGATCAAGATATTTTAGTTGTTTGTGCGAAAGAGGGCTCTTCTGTCATGGTTGCGGAAATGCTTTCAGATGCAGGATACGATGTGTACTACCTTGAGGGGGGTATGAAAGCTTGGAGCTCTTACCTCGAGCCAATTAAAGTAGGTGATTTGACTAATGGAGGTGAACTGTATCAATTTGTTCGTCTAGGGAAAGGCTGCTTATCTTATATGGTCATTTCTGATGGTGAAGCTGCCATTATTGACGCAGTTCGTTTTAAAGATGTGTTCATCAACTTTGCGAAAGAAAAAAATGTGGAAATTACCCACGTATTTGATACACACTTACATGCGGACCACATCTCCGGAGGACGCCATATTGCAAAGGAAACAGGGGCGAAATATTATTTACCACCAAAAGATGCAGATGAGGTGGTTTATGAATATAATCCATTGGAAGATGGTTTAACAGTGAAGGTTGGGAATTCCAAAATTGAAGTAGGCGCTCTGTATTCACCAGGTCATACAATTGGTTCAACTTCCTTCATCGTAGATAACAAGTATTTATTAACAGGAGATATTTTATTCATTGATTCCATCGGTCGACCTGACTTAGCAGGACGTGCTGAGGATTGGGTAGGCGATCTTCGTGAAACGCTTTATCGCCGTTATCGTGAGTTAGCGGAAGATTTAATTGTATTGCCTGCACACTTCATGATTATTGATGAGTTGAATGAAGATGGAACAGTTGCAAAACGTTTAGGGAATCTATTTGCGGAAAACCATGGTTTAAATATTGAAAGTGAAGAAGAATTCCGTAAGACAGTAACAGAAAACTTGCCACCACAACCAAATGCATACCAAGAAATTCGTCAAGTAAATATGGGGAAATTGACACCAGACGAAGAAGAACAAATGGAAATGGAAATCGGTCCAAACCGTTGTGCGGTACGTTAA
- a CDS encoding ATP-binding protein: MWPLVRDFVYKLRGYKVSFVSMNQLMYILKTKEYINKSKIRYKRIIASDLIIIDDVMYMTYETQEANLFFQFIYDLYDKAAFILTSNKGPNEWGKFLGDPTLTTAILDRLLHRSEIITFDNETDSIRMKYRKVLF, translated from the coding sequence ATTTGGCCCCTAGTTAGGGACTTTGTCTACAAGCTGAGAGGATACAAAGTATCCTTTGTCTCCATGAATCAGCTTATGTATATTTTAAAAACAAAAGAATATATCAATAAATCTAAAATACGCTACAAACGTATTATAGCTTCGGATTTAATTATTATTGATGATGTCATGTACATGACTTACGAGACTCAGGAAGCCAATCTATTTTTCCAGTTTATCTATGATTTATATGATAAAGCAGCATTCATTCTAACCTCTAATAAAGGGCCAAATGAATGGGGAAAATTTCTTGGTGATCCTACTTTAACAACAGCTATACTTGACCGTTTATTACATAGGAGTGAAATTATCACTTTCGATAACGAAACGGATAGCATTCGTATGAAATACAGAAAGGTATTATTTTAA
- a CDS encoding DsrE/DsrF/DrsH-like family protein — translation MSNKVAIIASNGGLFDAYKVFNIATAAAATEKEVAIFFTFEGLNLIHKEAMKQLPLPEGKEHYAEGFAKANVPSIPELVEMAKEMGVKLIACQMTMDVMNLTKEDFIDGIDVGGAVTFLEFAKDAAPTLTF, via the coding sequence ATGTCTAATAAAGTTGCAATTATTGCAAGTAATGGTGGATTATTTGATGCATATAAGGTATTTAATATCGCAACGGCAGCAGCTGCTACAGAGAAAGAAGTAGCAATCTTCTTTACATTTGAGGGTCTGAACTTGATTCATAAAGAAGCGATGAAACAATTGCCACTTCCAGAAGGAAAAGAACATTATGCAGAAGGATTTGCGAAAGCAAATGTTCCAAGTATTCCGGAATTAGTAGAAATGGCAAAAGAGATGGGAGTAAAATTAATCGCTTGTCAAATGACAATGGATGTTATGAATTTAACGAAAGAAGACTTTATTGATGGAATTGATGTAGGTGGCGCAGTTACATTCCTTGAGTTTGCAAAAGATGCTGCACCAACATTAACGTTTTAA
- a CDS encoding sulfurtransferase TusA family protein encodes MEVNQVLDAKGLSCPLPIVRAKKAMDTLATGQVLEVHVTDKGALSDFPAWAKSSGHEILDQSIEADVIKFIIKKG; translated from the coding sequence ATGGAAGTCAATCAAGTGTTAGATGCAAAAGGATTATCTTGTCCACTCCCGATTGTACGGGCAAAAAAAGCAATGGATACGTTAGCGACAGGTCAAGTGTTAGAAGTGCATGTGACAGACAAAGGCGCACTATCTGACTTTCCTGCTTGGGCTAAATCAAGTGGACATGAAATATTAGATCAATCGATTGAAGCGGATGTAATCAAATTCATTATTAAAAAGGGATAA
- a CDS encoding sulfurtransferase TusA family protein, producing the protein MSIKAHVQLDCTGLSCPMPIVKTKKAMEGIEEGQVLEVKATDKGSIADLKAWCDSVGHQYIGMFEENGVLFHYIRKCNEQVVEKKFEHTISNDEVLSRVKNGGILLDVREEAEYAFGHIEGSISIPMGELEDRLDELDKDKEIYVICRTGTRSDLAAQKLVEKGFTKVYNVLPGMSAWKGDLIKKL; encoded by the coding sequence ATGTCGATAAAGGCACATGTACAGTTAGATTGTACGGGGCTTTCATGTCCAATGCCGATTGTGAAGACGAAAAAGGCAATGGAAGGTATCGAGGAAGGCCAAGTATTAGAAGTGAAAGCGACCGATAAAGGTTCAATTGCCGACTTAAAAGCATGGTGTGACAGTGTTGGACATCAATATATCGGTATGTTTGAAGAAAATGGCGTGCTGTTTCATTACATTCGTAAATGTAATGAGCAAGTTGTTGAAAAGAAATTTGAACATACAATCTCGAATGATGAAGTTCTGAGTCGAGTGAAAAATGGCGGAATTCTTCTAGATGTTCGAGAAGAAGCGGAATACGCTTTTGGTCATATTGAAGGTTCCATATCCATTCCAATGGGGGAATTAGAAGACCGTTTAGATGAATTAGACAAAGACAAGGAAATCTATGTCATTTGTCGAACAGGTACACGCAGTGATTTAGCTGCTCAAAAATTAGTAGAAAAAGGTTTTACAAAAGTTTATAACGTCTTACCAGGAATGAGTGCTTGGAAAGGCGATTTAATAAAAAAATTATAA
- a CDS encoding transposase yields the protein MYILQESLFSFEELQILESKEKLPIFFSALDLRPYAKQLKSSSPQGAEGHSKEGILRALIAAPLEGIDTFTSLHNRLKNDLRFRYQCGLDISRPAPSISTLSRVFSSLTKTGLVKRIFQDLVQLAQEEGVIDGKHQAIDSAAIDAYEKKQPKKRSEQTGNANWGAKFDSFGNKITWFGYKMHLSVDTKSELPMAIEVTPAHINDGDVAPQLIEQVKSCTNSKIDFLIMDGGYDQLKNYESAKNIGAQAIIPLNLRNEKEPPEGIASNGTPRCSMGYEMTYWGANKDQLKFRCPHATGKVDCPLGMAACSSSNYGMVVKINVNKDLRRYSNPHRDSKRWKELYNERTSVERCNSRMKSYLTANSLHVWGIDKVKTHIYLNAIVLLVSALAMAKESKKQQTA from the coding sequence TTGTATATTCTACAAGAAAGTCTATTTTCCTTTGAAGAATTGCAAATTTTAGAGTCAAAAGAGAAATTACCGATCTTTTTTAGTGCTCTAGATTTGCGTCCTTATGCTAAACAATTGAAAAGTTCTTCACCCCAAGGGGCTGAAGGACATTCCAAAGAAGGGATATTAAGGGCTCTTATCGCTGCCCCATTAGAAGGTATTGATACTTTTACTTCTCTTCACAATCGATTAAAAAATGACCTGCGTTTTCGTTACCAATGTGGTTTAGATATTAGCAGGCCTGCACCATCCATCTCTACTCTTAGCCGAGTATTTTCTTCACTAACCAAAACTGGACTTGTGAAAAGAATCTTTCAAGATCTCGTCCAGTTAGCTCAAGAGGAAGGAGTAATTGATGGAAAACATCAGGCTATCGACAGTGCCGCCATTGATGCTTATGAAAAGAAGCAGCCTAAGAAGCGAAGTGAACAAACAGGCAACGCCAATTGGGGGGCAAAGTTTGATTCCTTCGGTAATAAAATTACTTGGTTTGGCTATAAGATGCATCTTTCCGTTGACACCAAAAGTGAATTACCAATGGCGATTGAAGTAACCCCTGCTCATATCAACGATGGGGATGTCGCACCACAATTAATTGAACAAGTAAAGAGTTGTACAAACTCTAAAATTGATTTCCTGATAATGGATGGTGGGTACGACCAGCTAAAAAACTACGAATCCGCCAAGAACATCGGGGCTCAAGCTATTATTCCACTCAATTTGCGTAATGAAAAGGAGCCTCCCGAAGGAATTGCCTCCAATGGAACCCCACGCTGTTCGATGGGGTACGAAATGACTTATTGGGGCGCCAATAAGGATCAGCTCAAATTCAGATGTCCACACGCAACCGGAAAAGTGGATTGCCCATTAGGAATGGCAGCCTGTTCATCCTCCAACTATGGAATGGTAGTAAAAATTAACGTGAATAAGGATCTTCGCCGGTACTCTAATCCACACCGCGATTCCAAACGTTGGAAAGAACTTTACAATGAGCGAACCAGTGTAGAACGGTGCAATTCAAGAATGAAAAGTTATCTTACAGCGAACTCCCTGCATGTGTGGGGAATCGATAAAGTAAAAACTCATATTTACTTGAACGCCATCGTATTACTGGTTTCAGCTCTCGCAATGGCAAAAGAGAGTAAAAAGCAACAAACCGCTTAA